Proteins encoded by one window of Lathyrus oleraceus cultivar Zhongwan6 chromosome 1, CAAS_Psat_ZW6_1.0, whole genome shotgun sequence:
- the LOC127096274 gene encoding uncharacterized protein LOC127096274 produces MSSNIRETQTKTKFKISSLEETLNQFILTTQNKFLDMKMLQNSLKQNHEEPHHSPAPSKQKPIVEQSKNHVEEPKSTPIEDEVSDETLKKWETLDKLIDKDSPFQRTKNQIINEPNPPLPDYIKPPYPSNKKKPKREIEVGQFKKFMEMLTTLQVNIPFCDALEKMSVYAKFVKGLLDGKHKWKDDEKVVLAKECSAIIQCKLPPKLTNPGSFMIHFSIGSLKIGQTLCDLGASINLMSLFMMRKLNYGEPKPTKMTLTLADRSITYPYGVLEDVLVKVDDLIFPQILSFWICWKISKHHYYWGDRSSLGHNVD; encoded by the coding sequence ATGAGTTCAAATATAAGAGaaacacaaacaaagacaaaattCAAAATATCATCGTTGGAAGAGACCTTAAATCAATTTATATTGACAACACAAAACAAATTCTTGGATATGAAAATGTTGCAGAATTCATTGAAACAAAATCATGAGGAACCGCATCATTCCCCCGCTCCCAGCAAACAGAAACCCATAGTTGAACAAAGCAAAAATCATGTTGAGGAACCAAAATCCACACCTATAGAAGATGAGGTTTCTGATGAGACTCTTAAGAAGTGGGAAACACTTGATAAATTAATTGATAAAGATTCACCTTTTCAGAGAACAAAAAATCAAATCATCAATGAACCAAATCCTCCTTTACCGGATTACATTAAACCACCATATCCATCAAATAAGAAGAAGCCAAAGAGAGAAATAGAGGTAGGGCAGTTTAAGAAATTCATGGAGATGCTCACAACTTTACAAGTCAATATTCCATTTTGTGATGCTTTGGAGAAAATGTCGGTGTATGCTAAATTCGTGAAAGGACTCTTGGATGGTAAACACAAATGGAAAGATGATGAAAAGGTAGTGTTAGCAAAAGAATGTAGTGCTATCATTCAGTGCAAGCTCCCACCTAAATTAACGAACCCAGGTAGTTTTATGATCCATTTCTCTATAGGTTCATTAAAAATTGGCCAGACACTTTGTGATTTAGGAGCTAGCATAAATTTGATGTCGTTATTTATGATGAGAAAGTTGAATTATGGGGAGCCGAAACCTACGAAAATGACTTTGACTTTAGCCGACCGGTCTATCACTTATCCTTATGGAGTCTTGGAAGACGTGTTGGTAAAGGTTGATGATTTAATTTTCCCACAGATTTTGTCATTTTGGATATGCTGGAAGATTTCGAAACACCATTATTATTGGGGAGACCGTTCATCGCTAGGGCATAACGTTGATTGA